ACCTCCGACGACCTGGGCATCTGGAAAGACGAGCACGTGGATTTCCTTCGGCGCATCAACGCGTTTATCACGGCCCAGGGCAGCGTGCCCGGCATCCAGCTGGCCCACGCCGGCCGCAAGGCCAGCACCTACACCAGCTGGAAAGGCAGCGGCGCCGTGCCGATGACGTTCGGCGGTTGGCAGGTGGTGGGCCCCGGCGACGTGCCCTTCGCCGACGACTACCCGCGGCCGGTGGCCCTGGATGCGGCGGGTATCCAAAAAGTAATCGCCGATTTTCGGGCCGCCACGGTACGGGCCCTGGCGGCGGGTTTCCAGATTATTGAAATCCACGCCGCCCACGGCTACCTGCTGCACGAGTTCTACTCGCCCCTCAGCAACCAGCGCACCGACGAGTACGGCGGCTCGTTCGAGAACCGCATTCGCCTGACGGTGGAAGTGGTGCGCGCCGTGGGGGCCCTGCTGCCCAATCACTTGCCGCTGCTGGTGCGCATTTCGGCCACCGACTGGACGGCAGGCGGCTGGACCATCGAGGACTCGGTGGAGCTGGCGAAGGTGCTGAAAGCCGAAGGCGCCGACCTCATCGATACGTCTACGGGCGGCAACGTGCCGCACGCTAAAATCCCGAGCACGCCCGGCTACCAGGTCGAGTTTGCCGAGCGCATCCGCCGCGAGGCCGGCGTGGCCACCGGGGCCGTGGGCCTCATCACCACCGCGGCCCAGGCCGAGGAAATTGTGGCCAGCGGCCAGGCCGACCTCGTGCTGCTGGCCCGCGAGGAGCTGCGCGACCCCTACTTCCCGCTGCACGCCGCCCACGAGCTACGCGCCGACGTGGCCTGGCCCGTGCAGTACGAACGCGCCAAACCGCGGCACTAAGCGCCTATTTGGATGGCTTTTAAGCGACGCTTTTAGAGCATAAAACAGGGGCCCTGGGTAATGCCTGGGGCCCCTGTTTTATGCTTTAAAAGCGTCTTTGCGCTACCGCGCCAACACGGCTTGCGTGAGCCAGGCTGCGGCGTCGTCCTCGTTATCAAAGGTCTTGTAG
This genomic stretch from Hymenobacter sp. PAMC 26628 harbors:
- a CDS encoding NADH:flavin oxidoreductase/NADH oxidase yields the protein MPSLFDSFALRGVTLKNRLVVSPMCEYSSVDGFANDWHLVHLGSRAVGGAGLIIFEAAAVSPEARITSDDLGIWKDEHVDFLRRINAFITAQGSVPGIQLAHAGRKASTYTSWKGSGAVPMTFGGWQVVGPGDVPFADDYPRPVALDAAGIQKVIADFRAATVRALAAGFQIIEIHAAHGYLLHEFYSPLSNQRTDEYGGSFENRIRLTVEVVRAVGALLPNHLPLLVRISATDWTAGGWTIEDSVELAKVLKAEGADLIDTSTGGNVPHAKIPSTPGYQVEFAERIRREAGVATGAVGLITTAAQAEEIVASGQADLVLLAREELRDPYFPLHAAHELRADVAWPVQYERAKPRH